From Rutidosis leptorrhynchoides isolate AG116_Rl617_1_P2 chromosome 3, CSIRO_AGI_Rlap_v1, whole genome shotgun sequence, a single genomic window includes:
- the LOC139901005 gene encoding uncharacterized protein, whose protein sequence is MEVVGRSGRLKKMNGWDGGLTSCPSQLVCPLDNLSPSSLKRAIELGEHEINYSLHTAVKGQILADYLAETTGEVEALVESTTIGFNENQVWELYTDGACGPKGAGVGLVLTSPDGEEHTYALRFRFAATNNEFEYEALLSGMCIAQQLGIKHLDAYVDPQLVQRWQKKKVDALRKLSALAFDLLHKNVWVEVLIEKSIDEKSTVAPIEEESLNWMTPLVKLLTEGKLPADEKEARKIRMKAPMYALIEGVLYKKSYLETSMLCIAPNQAKEVLQEVHEGSCALHLGYITIAAKVMRIGYYWTTIHSDAAKIVRTCQSHQRNHIIIACSGGIKFLVVAIDYFTKWVEAKALATITSRSIRNFFWEDIVCRFGIPNEIFSENGTQFEGEPFRSWCQELNIKQSFTSVAHPQANGQCEVTNRDIVKGIKARLAYMEMGGLMSS, encoded by the exons ATGGAAGTAGTAGGAAGAAGTGGGAGGTTGAAGAAAATGAATGGATgggatggtgggttgactagttgtcctagtcaactagtttgcccgctTGACAaccttagtccctcgagtttaaagcgg GCTATCGAACTGGGAGAGCATGAAATCAATTACTCCCTGCACACGGCGGTAAAAGGCCAGATACTTGCAGATTACTTGGCTGAAACAACAGGAGAAGTAGAGGCACTCGTGGAAAGTACTACAATTGGCTTTAACGAGAATCAGGTATGGGAACTGTATACAGATGGAGCTTGTGGACCCAAAGGCGCTGGTGTTGGACTGGTCCTCACAAGTCCCGATGGAGAGGAGCATACTTATGCACTCCGGTTCAGGTTTGCTGCGACCAACAATGAGTTCGAATATGAAGCATTGTTGTCTGGGATGTGTATAGCGCAACAACTTGGAATAAAGCACTTAGATGCATACGTGGACCCACAGTTG GTACAAAGGTGGCAGAAAAAGAAAGTAGACGCACTAAGAAAACTGTCCGCTTTGGCCTTCGATCTTCTACACAAAAACGTGTGGGTTGAAGTGTTAATAGAAAAATCTATCGATGAGAAATCAACTGTTGCGCCCATCGAGGAGGAAAGCCTAAATTGGATGACACCATTGGTAAAACTCTTAACTGAGGGCAAACTTCCTGCAGATGAAAAAGAAGCGCGAAAGATCCGCATGAAAGCTCCCATGTACGCGTTAATTGAAGGTGTCTTATACAAGAAATCTTATTTAGAAACAAGCATGTTGTGCATTGCACCTAATCAAGCTAAAGAGGTGCTTCAAGAAGTTCACGAGGGTTCTTGTGCTTTACACTTAGGGTACATAACAATCGCTGCAAAAGTGATGCGCATAGGGTATTACTGGACCACCATTCACAGTGATGCAGCGAAAATTGTAAGGACGTGCCAATCACATCAACG TAATCACATTATCATTGCTTGCTCGGGAGGAATAAAATTCTTGGTGGTGGCAATTGATTATTTCACCAAATGGGTGGAGGCAAAGGCATTGGCAACAATTACTAGTAGGAGCATTCGTAACTTCTTTTGGGAAGATATTGTGTGCAGGTTTGGTATCCCCAATGAAATTTTCAGCGAAAATGGTACTCAGTTTGAAGGCGAGCCTTTCAGGAGCTGGTGTCAAGAGCTGAATATCAAGCAGTCATTTACTTCGGTCGCTCACCCACAGGCTAATGGCCAATGTGAAGTAACAAATCGAGATATCGTGAAGGGGATAAAAGCGCGCCTGGCTTATATGGAAATGGGTGGGTTGATGAGCTCTTGA